The Gulosibacter molinativorax region TTGTTCCCGGTACGAAACGCGAGCTGCACCTTACTGTTGCCAAGACTCAAGTTGTGCGGCACGGCCGCGCGCTGCGCATCTATGTACCGGCAAACGATGAGCACCGACTGTCGGATGCGCGCGGAAACCTCGCCAAGACCGTACCGACGATGGGCCTCTACAAGTGGTTCTCTGAACCCGATCTTGTCGGCGCGGTTCATCACGCGAAGAGCGCTCAGTTCGGCGGGAACGTCGGCCAGTGGCAGACCAGTTTGAGTGAGCTGCGCGCCCTCGAAGCTCGCGTGAACGCGAAAGCACGATGGATGGGCGACGGCGACCGAGTCGGCCCTGACGCAGCAATCGAGCGCGCACGAGCGTTCGTTGCCGAACGTCACTTCGCGTATCAGACCATGCTTGTTGCAACGACTGAGCTTATGGTGTCACCAACGGGTGACCCCGCACAGCTCGCCGGTCTGCAAGCACAGCTCCGCATCATCGAACGCGAGATTGACGGAGCGAAGAGCGACATTCATGCACTCACGCAGCTAACGAAGGAGGAAACCGTAATGGCTGTATCTGATCGCATTCACGCGCAGTCGAACGCCGCACGCGAGAGCACCGAACGCACACAACAGCAGCGGCAACGAGAGCAGGCCGCGCAGCGCCTCAGCCGCGACGTGGCCGCGGGCGATGCCGAGTCGAACGGCATTCGGGAGGCGCGCGCACACGAGCGCACCGCCGATGCCGTCACGCTCGATGACGCCGAGCAGGATCGCGACGGCGGCACGCGCTCGATGACCCTGCAAGACCGGCTTGAGATGGAAGCGAACAAGCTGCGAGCACGCAACGAAGATCGCGCACGCCCCGAGGGGACGACTCGCAACGACGGAAGGACACGATAATGGTTGACCTCGTAGACAAGGGCGAAGCCGAGCTGCAACAGCTCACGCAGAAGGTGACGATGACCGCATCGAGCACGAGCGTGAAGGCGTCGCTGTGGGTCGGGCAGAAGCTCACTGCGGCACCGTTCAAGGTGGCGGCCGCGGTGTACCGTTCGATCCAGCAGAGCGTGAACGCACAGCGCGAGAGCGGGCAAGTTGCGCTCAAGGAGTTCACCCGGATCGCGGAAGGCAAGCGAGAGCTTGTGAACATCGACGACGCTGCGGTGTCGAAGGAACTTGAGCGCGAGCTGCGCCGTCACGGCGTGCTGTGGAGCGTCGAGACGCACCGCGACGGCTCGCGCACCTTCCACATTCAGGGCAAGGACGCCGAGCTAATCCAGCACGCGCTTGCGGTCGCCGCCGAGCGCGTCGATGAGAAGCTGGCCCGCAACGCTCCCGAGCTGCAAACCCCGGCCCCGGAACAGACGCACGACGAGCAGCACCAGGAGCAGGTGCCGGTGCATGGCACCGACGAGCTGCGCGAGGATGCGCCGCGCATCGAGTCTGCTGAGCTGAGCGAGACACAAACGCGCGAGTACGACGCAGCGCCGGAGCGG contains the following coding sequences:
- a CDS encoding relaxase/mobilization nuclease domain-containing protein encodes the protein MAVVKMGQIKSTPAKALAYISRPDATADGVWVSTNADTIIDPSDFKAVARQFGQTAERVGVSKPREGAVLAHHVIQSFDPKDGIDVATAHKIGVQLAEQITGGSHEYMIATHLDKGHLHNHIILNAVNRETGRKFRVQKSTIGNIRELSDELCRAHGLSVLPKPERATGRTMADVYRVLKGESGKQFIRTEIDKAAMQATSWAEFQAILGRAGVEVSARGGRAGTLSFREISMPRAVRDYRLGAAYTEASIMARLTRQVVNQIGVDVSMVTRETRDTMTVIVPGTKRELHLTVAKTQVVRHGRALRIYVPANDEHRLSDARGNLAKTVPTMGLYKWFSEPDLVGAVHHAKSAQFGGNVGQWQTSLSELRALEARVNAKARWMGDGDRVGPDAAIERARAFVAERHFAYQTMLVATTELMVSPTGDPAQLAGLQAQLRIIEREIDGAKSDIHALTQLTKEETVMAVSDRIHAQSNAARESTERTQQQRQREQAAQRLSRDVAAGDAESNGIREARAHERTADAVTLDDAEQDRDGGTRSMTLQDRLEMEANKLRARNEDRARPEGTTRNDGRTR